In the Neomonachus schauinslandi chromosome 13, ASM220157v2, whole genome shotgun sequence genome, one interval contains:
- the IFNK gene encoding interferon kappa, with amino-acid sequence MSTKPDLFRTCLWPACLVGLLITGILSLDCNLLHFHLKKVTWQNLRLLSSTSSSFPVECLQETTAFELRQEILSHTQPVKRYIKEAFYEMSIQAFNIFSQHTFKSTWEKDYLKQIQIGLYQQLQYLEQCLEEEGKEKEDSKEMEENGMNWSGAMVSQLSNLELRRYFNRIDNFLKEKKYSHCAWEIIRVEIRRCFYYFQKFAVLLRKK; translated from the coding sequence atgagcactaAGCCTGACTTGTTTAGGACGTGTTTGTGGCCTGCATGCCTTGTGGGTCTGCTCATCACTGGCATCCTCTCCCTGGACTGTAACTTGCTGCATTTTCATCTGAAGAAAGTCACCTGGCAAAATCTGAGACTTCTGAGCAGTACGAGCAGTTCATTTCCTGTAGAGTGCCTACAAGAAACCACAGCTTTTGAGTTGCGCCAAGAGATCCTATCACATACCCAGCCTGTGAAAAGGTACATCAAGGAGGCCTTCTATGAAATGTCCATACAGGCCTTCAACATCTTCAGTCAGCACACCTTCAAATCCACTTGGGAAAAGGACTATCTGAAACAAATCCAAATTGGACTCTATCAGCAGCTGCAGTACTTGGAACAATGcttggaggaagaggggaaagaaaaggaagactcCAAAGAGATGGAAGAGAACGGAATGAACTGGTCAGGAGCTATGGTCTCCCAGCTGAGCAACCTAGAACTGAGGAGATATTTCAATAGGATAGACAActtcttgaaagaaaagaaatacagtcaCTGTGCCTGGGAAATCATCCGAGTGGAAATCAGAAGATGTTTCTACTACTTTCAGAAATTTGCAGTACTACTCAGGAAGAAATAA